Below is a window of Brassica napus cultivar Da-Ae chromosome A5, Da-Ae, whole genome shotgun sequence DNA.
TGCCATTTTAACAGTATCATTCTTTTTATGACTATGTTTCAGTCTTCACTACAATGCTGGTCATTTCTTGATAAGTTGACCCTTTTTCTGTAGCTTTCCTTCCCTCTCATGTGAATTTGCATCGGTTGATGTCAGCAACGTGTTGGGAACTGTAAGTTTTCTGTTTCCACTTCTCAGTCTTTGTCTGATGATTGCTGTATACTATGAAATGAGAGGAAAATAACAAAGGTATTGACATCACAGAGAATGGTTCTTAGAGTGTACGTTAGATTGTACAACAACATTAGTTAAAGTTATATATAACCTATGTTTAAactttgttaatatttttttcagaaaagGTTGAATCTAACAAAAACGATTAAGAAAGTCCCTATTGATCCGCATTTAAGAGCCACTGGTGCAGAAGTCCACTCCACCTCTGGCTTACATCTCATCAACCATGGAGACGAAGATCATGGTAACAATACATATGCTGCTATACCGTTAACTGGTGCTACCTTTGACAAGTTTTCACATCAGTAAGTAGTTGACAACTTCTTCTATTTTATGTATACTACTATTAGTACATGTCCAAGGGTTTAACTGAAATGGAACTTTCGTTGTGCAGTTTTCAAATCTTGGTTGTTAATTTCTATGCTCCATGGTGCTACTGGAGTAATCGCTTGGTAATGTTGGTTTAATTACCTATGTTAGGTCCATAAAATATGTAAATGCTTACTATTTTACAACGTTTCTTTTGTTCTCTCTGCTAAACATTTTCAGAAACCATCTTGGGAGAAAGCAGCTGAAATAACAAGACAGAGGTGCGTAGTTAGTTGTGTTCTTTTCCGTTTTTTATTAAACGGTTAAGAATTATTAAGTCATGCTTTTCTGATGATTTCTATTTGGAGTTTGCAGATATAATCCTGAAACTGATGGGCGTGTTCTTCTAGGAAGCGTTGACTGCACAGAAGAAACTACTCTATGCaagaggtatatatatatatataccaagtTTGATGTTTTCTCACCTATTTCTTGTTAAAGTTTATTGTATCAAATGAAATTTTCAGGAACCATATACAAGGCTACCCATCTATCAGGATTTTCCGCAAAGGCAGTGATCTTAAGTGAGCAAATTGCTCTTCATGTCATCTACTTGAAGCCATTTATTCTTCTCTATTTATGTAAACTCCACATCCTCTTTGGTTatcaattgttttttataatGGTCACTCTCAAATCTTTGTGCAGGGAGGACCATGGCCACCATGAACATGAATCTTACCATGGAGATAGAGACACAGAGAGCATACTCAAGGTAATACTAGTCTAAGTTAGATTCAACCATTAGGAATGAATATATGAGTGCACCAGTTTGTACAAATTTACAATGATTTGTTTCATCCAGATGGTGGAAGAACTGCTCAAACCTATCAAAAAGGAGGACCACAAGTTAGCTTTAGATGGTAAAACTGATAATGTGGTTTCAGGTATTAAAAAGGCACCAGTTAGTGGTGGTTGTAGAATCGTAGGCTATGTGCGTGCCAAGAAGGTAAAAGTGAAGTTATTAATGTTCTAGTTTTTATCTTCTAATGGTGTACCATTTTGGTATTGATATTGGTTTTTGATTCAGGTCCCTGGAGAAATCATTATCTCAGCTCATTCAGGAGCTCATTCGTTCGATGCTTCTCAAATGAACATGTCTCATTATGTTTCCCATCTCACCTTTGGTAAAATGATTTCAGAAAGGTTGTTGACTGATATGAAACGCTTAATGCCTTATCTTGGCCTAAGCCATGACAGACTTAATAGCAAATGGTTCGTAAATGAAGGACAGTTTGCTGCTAATGTTACCGTAAGTCccaccctttttttttttttactttcctaGTCGGGGTTTACACTTTTAACGTGTGAAAATACAGATCGAACACTATCTTCAAGTAGTCAAAACAGAGGTCGTTTCAAGAAGATTCGGTCAAGAACACTCAGTGATAGAGGAGTATGAGTATACGGCTCATAGCAGTGTGGCTCATGGTTACTATTACCCTGTTGCCAAGTTTCGCTTTGATCTCTCTCCTATGCAGGTTTCTCTTTCAGCATTTGATCTCTCACCAGTCACCAATGTCAATTCATACTCTCCTCTCTTAAAACTTCCCTATGTTTTTTGTAGGTCTTAATAAGTGAGAACCCAAAGTCATTCTCACACTTCATCACAAATGTTTGCGCCATCATAGGTGGTGTTTTCACggtatagtatttttttttgttcattctcTCAGTCTTAACTTTGTTTCATTTGCTTATGTACTCCATGGTGACTGTATGAATCTGCTTGTTGGGTTTTAGGTTGCGGGGATACTAGATTCGATATTTCAAAACACATTCAGACTGGTGAAGAAGATCGAGCTTGGAAAAAACATTTGATCAAGAGTGAATGAGTGGTTTAGATGTTACTTCTTTTCAGTTTCTTGTAAGATCTTAAAACCATAGAAAATACTCAGTTCTTACATACCTTGTagactaagtttgttttggaaTATCAGTTTCATAGAATAAGGAAACAATGTTGGCTGTACGTCTTTATTTCTTCATGattcttgatgttttttttttaattttctccaTCATTTGTCTTTATCATTCATATTTGTATATAGGTCTAATGGTATTATGAATATTGTATATCATTTACACTAGCTGAAAAGAGAGAACAATACACACACACAGACACTTATTTACTATTTTACTAACATAAATGAACAGATAAAGAAACAGAAGGCAAAACAGTAGGAGTCTCTTAAGTGATAGAGCACTGGGTTAAGTCTAGCGCATAAAAAGAAAATTGGGGATTAATCGAAAATTACACTGATcggaatttttagattgtttactatattataaaacatgttaatctttaattgtgtataatattaatatatttttatgtttaagaccgtataaaacacacaaatagaatatataaacttaatatagtgtaattttcaacaaaattatgaatataaatgatatttataaaattttagatcaaaaaataattaaaaataaaataataaaaatatagattaaaCGTCCTTTCGGCGGTTTAGACGGAGAAAATCGGATATCTGgttttttaaaccgatttggcataaatcggaACAGAAGAGTGATGTATAGCGCTCAGGCAGCCGCCTAGACTATacggccgatttttagaacatgcCTTATGACCCATCTAGCCTAGGCGGCTGATTTTTAGTACAGGGCTTACAACCCATCTAAATAAATCAAATCTAAAACGTTTATAAGCATGTCGACAAGAGAAACAAAACTTAGCCccgatataaataaaaatggtgATGATTGACTGATCATAACATTTTCGGCAAAGGAAAAAATAATAGTGTAATGATTATTTAATGATAGTGATAATGATAACTAAGTGAGTGAGAGGATGATAGTGAGAGTGAGAGTGAGAGTAAGAGTGGAAAACTGAATGTTCTTCAGATAAGACAGCGAAAGAGGAGGCCTAAAAGTAGTTGAATGGGCTTCATTTTATTgttaacaatataatataatgtCGATGAACCTGACCTTTACACGTGTCGATATAAAAATGGTGCCGACATCTACATTCTACGGCCATACCATATCACTCGTGAGTCGTGACTGAATTATAATGTTGGTTTCTGGATTTGgcacaaaaaaaacttatattttattcGGTCAAGTCAATTTAAATTCAATTCAATCCAATTCAATAACTATCACTTGATTACTACAATACATCGTCGACATTGAGGATTTGATTTCATGAGTTATGAGTCTTATTTGACTTTTAAATACTGTTGTTATAAAGATCTTACCGGATAGGAGTCACATTTTTCACACTCCAATTACAAACATATTCTCTTTATAGTTGTATTATTAAGAAATAATAGTTTATCTTTTCAGAAAAGGAACTATATTCATGCTTAATTAGGCGTTGTAGTGCTTAAACTATGTGCCCTTGTACCCTCCTTTGTTGCTTGAGCTGTGCAGATTTCATCACCATAGATGTGTATCCATTTTTACATACCAAATGCCATTGGCTCAAATGGAAAATACTGAAGACAAAGTCTAGAGGTCACATGATTGAGTGATGCTTAGGATGATTCTAAAATTACATGTTCTAGTCTCGACCTGGAGGATTTATGAACTTACAAACTTCTAGTTAAGGAGTCTAGAGGGAATCTTGGAGTTTCAGGTCAGAAGACGATGTGGTCTTTCCGGCCGTCTGGTTTGACAATAGTGATTTTAACgattgaaaaaaaatctaatcttGTTCCATGTCTCCTTTCTAATATGCAGGTTGAGAtaaatttatcttttgaaaatgacTTCAGCTTTTTTTCTGACAGAAAATGTCAGTTTCTGGAACTGATCTTTGAGGCGACTACTAGTGGTTAATGTTTGTGGTTGGGTCCTTTCCTTCgtgttttgatctattaccaaATTTA
It encodes the following:
- the LOC106455005 gene encoding protein disulfide-isomerase 5-3; translated protein: MVSTTKIKSVDFYRKIPRDLTEASLSGAGLSIIAALAMVFLFGMELSTYLAVTTNTSVIVDNSSDGDFLRIDFNVSFPSLSCEFASVDVSNVLGTKRLNLTKTIKKVPIDPHLRATGAEVHSTSGLHLINHGDEDHGNNTYAAIPLTGATFDKFSHHFQILVVNFYAPWCYWSNRLKPSWEKAAEITRQRYNPETDGRVLLGSVDCTEETTLCKRNHIQGYPSIRIFRKGSDLKEDHGHHEHESYHGDRDTESILKMVEELLKPIKKEDHKLALDGKTDNVVSGIKKAPVSGGCRIVGYVRAKKVPGEIIISAHSGAHSFDASQMNMSHYVSHLTFGKMISERLLTDMKRLMPYLGLSHDRLNSKWFVNEGQFAANVTIEHYLQVVKTEVVSRRFGQEHSVIEEYEYTAHSSVAHGYYYPVAKFRFDLSPMQVLISENPKSFSHFITNVCAIIGGVFTVAGILDSIFQNTFRLVKKIELGKNI